Proteins co-encoded in one Funiculus sociatus GB2-C1 genomic window:
- a CDS encoding VOC family protein codes for MLSSPQSQNIALTPGNLRRVHHIALNVQDMQASRHFYGTILGLHELTGEEVPATLRSLVTDGKVTNFVTPDGTVIDLFWEPELSPPDENPHRAFTRAYHLAFDIDPQLFDRAVEVLKQNQVQIDHGPVSRPTGRGIYFYDPDGFLVEIRCDPE; via the coding sequence ATGCTTTCTAGCCCTCAATCTCAGAATATTGCTCTTACCCCAGGTAATCTGCGTCGAGTACACCACATAGCCTTGAACGTTCAAGATATGCAAGCTTCCCGTCACTTCTACGGAACTATACTTGGTTTACACGAACTGACAGGCGAAGAAGTTCCCGCAACATTGCGATCGCTTGTGACAGATGGAAAAGTGACCAACTTCGTCACCCCAGATGGCACCGTCATCGATCTGTTTTGGGAACCGGAACTGTCACCGCCAGACGAAAACCCCCATCGCGCCTTTACCCGCGCCTATCACCTTGCCTTTGACATCGATCCGCAATTGTTCGACCGCGCAGTCGAGGTGCTAAAGCAAAATCAAGTGCAGATCGATCATGGCCCGGTTAGTCGCCCTACCGGACGAGGCATTTACTTCTACGATCCAGATGGGTTTCTCGTCGAGATCCGCTGCGATCCAGAATAA
- a CDS encoding DUF4385 domain-containing protein, which yields MQFDYSLDFKNINFRSHPELYRVGKGEQGVLLVEPYKAEILPYWRFKTPDIARESSEKIYQMFLDYLEQDDFIGADMARKFLQMGYTRSRRYANHKSGRKYKSNPQKEDSKEAQLEARKDILPNEVDPVKAESAAIFKEKWMQAKTNEKYLQLLAKHKQMYEQG from the coding sequence ATGCAGTTTGATTATTCTCTAGATTTTAAAAATATCAATTTTCGCTCCCACCCTGAACTTTATCGAGTTGGCAAGGGCGAACAGGGAGTGCTTTTGGTGGAGCCATACAAAGCCGAAATCCTTCCCTATTGGCGGTTTAAAACTCCGGATATCGCTAGGGAGTCTAGCGAAAAAATCTACCAAATGTTTCTGGATTATCTGGAGCAGGATGATTTTATTGGGGCGGATATGGCGCGGAAGTTTTTACAAATGGGTTATACGCGATCGCGTCGCTACGCCAATCATAAAAGTGGCAGAAAATATAAGTCAAATCCTCAAAAAGAAGATTCTAAAGAAGCTCAGCTTGAAGCCAGAAAAGATATTTTACCAAATGAAGTAGACCCGGTGAAAGCTGAATCGGCGGCAATATTCAAAGAAAAATGGATGCAAGCCAAGACAAATGAGAAGTATTTACAGCTTTTAGCCAAGCATAAACAGATGTACGAGCAAGGATGA
- a CDS encoding fasciclin domain-containing protein → MADLLETAANAESFTTLLSAVEAAGLLDILKSPGPFTIFAPTDEAFAKIPSDTITSWMEDIPKLKKILTYHVLFGDVRTDNLVELDSAETVEGGIVGIDKIDGGFKVNDAKVLQADILADNGVIHVIDSILMPALV, encoded by the coding sequence ATGGCTGACCTTCTAGAAACTGCCGCCAACGCCGAATCTTTTACAACCCTGCTGAGTGCTGTTGAAGCTGCTGGTTTATTAGATATTCTCAAAAGTCCTGGCCCCTTCACCATCTTCGCACCCACCGATGAAGCTTTTGCCAAGATTCCCTCTGACACCATCACTTCTTGGATGGAAGACATCCCCAAACTCAAGAAAATTCTGACTTATCACGTTCTGTTTGGCGATGTCAGAACCGACAACTTGGTTGAACTAGATTCCGCTGAAACAGTTGAGGGCGGCATTGTCGGAATTGATAAAATCGACGGTGGCTTCAAAGTCAATGACGCTAAGGTTCTCCAAGCAGATATCCTCGCCGACAACGGCGTTATCCACGTCATTGATAGCATACTTATGCCAGCGCTAGTGTAA
- a CDS encoding ABC transporter ATP-binding protein, which translates to MDTVVDKPGELVTVNREPVVQTSQLRKVYRTGFWMNQKIESLKSCTLTVYQGETFGLLGPNGAGKTTLLKTLLGIVRPTSGRGFLLGKPVGDRIVKQRIGYLPENAYFYDFLTGWEFLQFAAGLFQIPASVQRQRIPQLLDLVGLAQASARKKQMRQYSKGMLQRVGMAQALINDPELVFLDEPMSGLDPMGRYQMREIILSLKEQGKTIFFNSHILAEVEQICDRVAILAQGELICGGSLNDLLGTAEAYHVKGKGGNLDILKRWVPDLEFDHDGWYGHLKGEPQEFLASLRIMNAQLIAMNLSRPSLEDFFIQQLQQRGIRSSS; encoded by the coding sequence ATGGATACTGTTGTCGATAAACCAGGGGAACTCGTTACTGTCAACCGCGAACCAGTGGTGCAAACTTCTCAACTGCGAAAAGTCTATCGCACTGGCTTCTGGATGAATCAAAAAATCGAATCCTTAAAAAGCTGCACTCTGACAGTGTATCAGGGAGAAACTTTTGGCTTGCTAGGGCCAAATGGTGCTGGAAAAACTACCCTGTTGAAGACGCTGCTGGGCATTGTGCGCCCGACTTCTGGGCGGGGATTCTTGCTGGGAAAACCTGTAGGCGATCGCATCGTTAAGCAACGCATCGGGTATCTCCCAGAAAACGCCTATTTTTACGATTTTCTCACAGGTTGGGAGTTTTTGCAGTTTGCCGCCGGGTTATTTCAAATCCCCGCCTCAGTGCAACGTCAGCGCATCCCCCAACTGCTAGACTTAGTTGGATTAGCCCAAGCCTCCGCCCGGAAAAAGCAGATGCGTCAGTATTCTAAAGGGATGCTACAACGAGTTGGCATGGCTCAGGCGTTAATCAACGACCCAGAACTGGTATTTTTAGATGAGCCGATGTCTGGACTTGACCCAATGGGGCGTTACCAGATGCGAGAGATTATTCTATCTCTCAAAGAGCAAGGCAAGACAATTTTCTTCAATAGTCACATTTTGGCGGAAGTCGAGCAAATATGCGATCGCGTCGCCATCCTTGCCCAAGGTGAATTAATTTGCGGCGGTTCCCTCAACGACCTCCTCGGTACAGCCGAAGCCTACCACGTCAAAGGCAAAGGCGGCAACCTGGATATACTCAAACGCTGGGTACCCGATCTAGAATTTGACCATGACGGTTGGTACGGTCATTTAAAAGGCGAACCCCAAGAGTTTCTCGCTAGCCTCCGCATCATGAACGCCCAGCTAATTGCCATGAACCTCTCTCGTCCCTCCCTGGAAGACTTCTTTATTCAGCAACTCCAGCAACGCGGTATTCGTTCCAGTAGTTGA
- a CDS encoding putative 2-dehydropantoate 2-reductase: protein MSNRSYGILGTGALGGYYGAKLQRAGLDVHFLLHSDYEHVCQHGLVVESPDGDFTLPHVNAYQDAAKMPPCDVVAIALKTTQNHLLPQMLHSVVKDDGVVLVLQNGLGVEAEVAEIVGSQRVIGGLCFLCSNKVGAGHIHHLDYGEIKLGEYTPDYSPGGITGRMRQIANDFENAGISIQLAEDLLLARWQKLVWNIPYNGLSVVLDATTDELMADSHTCTLVKQLMDEVVAGAKACDRIIPNSFVQKMLDYTLKMKPYRTSMKIDYDEKRQMEVETMFGNPLRIAKAAGVNLQQIAMLYQQLKFLDAKNCHN, encoded by the coding sequence ATGTCTAATCGCAGCTATGGCATCCTAGGAACGGGTGCGTTGGGCGGGTACTACGGTGCTAAACTGCAACGTGCGGGGCTGGATGTGCATTTTTTGCTGCACAGCGATTATGAACACGTTTGTCAGCATGGTTTAGTTGTGGAGTCTCCAGACGGCGATTTCACCCTGCCTCATGTAAATGCTTACCAAGATGCTGCTAAGATGCCACCTTGTGATGTGGTAGCGATCGCTCTCAAAACTACCCAAAATCATCTTTTACCTCAGATGCTACACTCTGTTGTCAAAGATGATGGCGTTGTCTTGGTTTTGCAAAATGGTCTGGGTGTTGAGGCGGAAGTTGCCGAAATTGTCGGTTCGCAACGTGTTATCGGCGGATTGTGCTTTCTCTGCTCTAATAAGGTAGGCGCAGGACATATCCACCACCTTGACTATGGCGAGATTAAGCTTGGTGAATATACGCCCGATTATAGTCCCGGCGGGATAACTGGGCGAATGCGTCAGATTGCCAATGACTTTGAGAATGCTGGTATCTCTATCCAACTCGCTGAAGATTTGCTGCTGGCGCGTTGGCAGAAACTGGTGTGGAATATTCCGTACAACGGTCTTTCTGTGGTTCTCGATGCTACCACAGACGAGTTGATGGCGGATAGTCACACCTGCACTTTAGTTAAGCAGTTGATGGATGAAGTCGTGGCGGGTGCTAAAGCGTGCGATCGCATTATCCCAAATAGCTTTGTGCAAAAGATGCTCGATTACACGCTGAAGATGAAGCCGTACCGCACCAGCATGAAAATAGACTACGACGAAAAGCGACAGATGGAAGTAGAAACGATGTTTGGCAACCCGCTGAGAATTGCTAAAGCTGCGGGTGTTAATTTGCAGCAAATCGCTATGCTTTACCAGCAGCTAAAGTTTTTGGATGCTAAAAATTGCCACAATTAG
- a CDS encoding prolyl hydroxylase family protein → MKKQPLENPIFTVESVLSKAECAEYIALSENIGYTPAGLTVGQDEYLMAPSVRNNDRVILDNEELAENLWRRVETYVPRIDNWCAIGLNERLRFYRYDPGQRFAPHHDGGYWRTNGDHSRLTFMIYLNEDFEGGETRFFSPYVSIVPKMGMVLFFIHELKHEGAPVIQGRKYVLRSDVMYTYYDNLQAV, encoded by the coding sequence ATGAAAAAACAGCCTTTGGAAAATCCAATTTTTACTGTCGAAAGCGTTCTGTCAAAAGCAGAGTGTGCCGAGTATATCGCCCTGAGCGAGAACATTGGCTATACTCCTGCTGGTCTCACTGTAGGACAGGATGAATACCTAATGGCTCCATCAGTCCGAAATAACGATCGGGTGATTTTGGATAATGAAGAGCTTGCAGAAAATTTGTGGCGTCGTGTGGAAACTTATGTTCCCAGAATTGATAACTGGTGTGCAATTGGGCTTAATGAGCGCTTGCGATTCTACCGATACGATCCGGGTCAGCGCTTCGCACCGCATCACGATGGTGGTTATTGGCGAACAAACGGCGATCATAGCCGATTGACTTTTATGATTTACCTGAACGAAGACTTTGAGGGAGGCGAAACTCGGTTTTTCTCACCCTACGTTTCTATAGTTCCAAAAATGGGTATGGTGTTGTTCTTCATCCATGAACTAAAACACGAAGGCGCACCCGTCATTCAGGGTCGGAAGTATGTACTGCGATCGGACGTGATGTATACGTATTACGATAATCTTCAAGCTGTGTAA
- a CDS encoding YcjF family protein, giving the protein MPLSRLLTLLVGLSLILGLMLWLINSLYRLYIQISFTAPLLANLLLLLVIVLLGAIIGAFIYYVNLFGQPKRSSRRRLPKVPEAKTEAAEETLKAVRQQVAQIQDEVSKQALLERSREIEANLSRGELLVVVFGTGSAGKTSLVNALIGRMVGRVDAPMGTTEVGETYVLKLKGLNREILVTDTPGILEAGVAGTQREQLARQLATEADLLLFVVDNDLRQSEYQPLRTLAEIGKRSLLILNKTDLYTETDKETILARLRERVRGFISTSDVVAISANPQPAKLETGETFQPEPDVMPLIRRMAIVLRAEGEDLVADNILLQSQRLGEEARRLLDTQRRRQADKIVERYQWIGAGVIAVTPLPVVDLLATAAVNAQMVVEIGKIYGCELNMDRGRELALSLGKTLASLGIVQGAIELLSRVLQLSVAAYPIGKAVQGVTAAYLTRIAGKSFIEYFRHDQDWGDGGITEVVQRQFQLNRKDEFVKAFVQEAIARVVKPLTEASPKNAPQQEFDEQGH; this is encoded by the coding sequence ATGCCTTTGTCGCGCTTATTAACGCTATTAGTTGGCCTCAGTTTAATCCTGGGGCTGATGCTGTGGCTGATAAACTCTCTATATCGGCTTTATATTCAAATCTCCTTCACAGCCCCCCTGCTGGCGAATCTGCTGTTATTGTTGGTGATTGTGTTGTTGGGGGCGATAATTGGCGCATTTATATATTATGTAAATTTGTTTGGGCAGCCAAAACGCTCATCACGCCGCAGACTTCCGAAAGTCCCGGAAGCGAAGACGGAAGCAGCTGAGGAAACTCTTAAAGCTGTGCGCCAGCAGGTAGCGCAAATTCAGGATGAGGTATCTAAGCAGGCTTTACTAGAGCGATCGCGCGAAATTGAGGCAAACTTGTCTCGTGGGGAACTGTTGGTAGTCGTCTTTGGTACGGGTTCCGCTGGTAAAACTTCTCTGGTAAATGCCTTAATTGGGCGCATGGTGGGCAGAGTAGACGCGCCAATGGGTACAACAGAGGTAGGGGAAACTTACGTTCTCAAGTTGAAAGGATTAAATCGGGAAATTCTGGTCACGGATACGCCAGGAATTTTAGAAGCGGGTGTGGCGGGAACGCAACGAGAACAACTGGCGCGACAATTGGCAACAGAAGCCGATTTATTGCTGTTTGTGGTAGATAATGACTTGCGACAATCGGAATATCAACCGCTGCGAACTTTAGCGGAAATTGGCAAGCGATCGCTTCTTATCCTCAACAAAACCGATCTTTACACAGAAACCGACAAAGAAACCATACTCGCCCGTCTCCGAGAAAGAGTACGCGGATTTATCTCCACATCTGATGTCGTTGCAATTTCTGCCAATCCTCAACCAGCAAAATTGGAAACCGGAGAAACCTTTCAACCCGAACCCGATGTCATGCCCTTAATCCGCCGCATGGCAATCGTTCTCCGCGCCGAAGGTGAAGACTTGGTAGCAGACAACATATTACTGCAATCTCAGCGACTGGGAGAAGAAGCGCGACGACTACTTGATACCCAGCGCCGCCGACAAGCCGACAAAATAGTAGAACGTTATCAGTGGATTGGTGCAGGTGTCATCGCCGTTACTCCCTTGCCAGTGGTAGATTTGTTGGCAACTGCTGCCGTAAATGCCCAAATGGTAGTAGAAATTGGCAAAATTTACGGTTGCGAACTGAATATGGATCGGGGGCGCGAATTAGCGCTTTCTCTAGGGAAAACTTTGGCAAGTTTGGGAATAGTTCAAGGAGCGATAGAATTGCTCTCCAGGGTACTGCAACTGAGTGTCGCCGCCTATCCGATTGGGAAAGCAGTTCAAGGCGTTACCGCAGCTTACCTCACCCGCATTGCTGGTAAAAGTTTCATTGAATACTTCCGCCACGATCAAGATTGGGGTGACGGCGGCATTACCGAAGTTGTCCAGCGACAGTTTCAACTCAATCGCAAAGATGAGTTTGTGAAGGCGTTTGTACAAGAAGCGATCGCCCGCGTCGTCAAACCTTTGACAGAAGCCTCACCGAAAAACGCACCCCAACAAGAATTTGACGAGCAGGGTCATTGA
- a CDS encoding sensor histidine kinase: MTSKRDTRETQLPLSKWIAQLSRRLSISNKISYGYALTLGIAVVGTTAGFTIGDSFERTAREQEEHAHQEIRLLHRLQTGIIQARTHQQQFIPLMDEPEKFQEEYSHFLHHAAEISKVFLEVKSFEEQTPLKDDPNTEDIEQFLQTYEDVPEIYFQQINQLLKQIDPLNLKPGEIDAAQKILLKFTNSPVALKFDGFSDDLTELIQSAYQEDAQAQTALSSAETIRVQIIAASIFLSVVFAALCAVFTSRAIAHPILAATSVAERVTKEANFDLQAPVTTTDEVGVLANSINQLIQQVKCLLEEQKAATQTQLLQSEKMSSLGRMLAGVAHEINNPVNFIYGNIIHASEYIDELIALLETYQNEISNPSRTIQQQADEIDIEFLKEDLPKLLQSMKFGAERTRSIVLSLKDFSRLDQTKATFVDLHACIDSTLLILNHRIKNEIAVQKNYGDIPAIEGYTSLLYQVFMNLLSNAIDALEEVKGSKEIVISTELIDKDWVKVKISDNGSGIAPENQAKIFDTFFTTKPRSVGTGLGLSISYQIVVEKHGGKLSCLSQLGKGTEFAIALPVKHEPNKALT, encoded by the coding sequence GTGACTTCTAAGCGTGACACCAGAGAGACTCAGCTACCCTTAAGCAAGTGGATCGCTCAGTTGAGTCGTCGCCTAAGTATTAGTAACAAAATCAGTTATGGATATGCGCTTACCCTTGGCATTGCCGTTGTAGGAACAACTGCCGGATTTACCATTGGAGATTCCTTTGAACGAACGGCTAGAGAGCAAGAAGAACACGCTCACCAAGAAATACGTCTTCTGCATCGCTTGCAAACGGGCATAATACAGGCACGAACGCATCAACAACAGTTCATACCTTTGATGGATGAACCAGAAAAATTCCAAGAAGAATACTCGCATTTTCTGCACCATGCCGCTGAGATTAGTAAAGTATTTCTGGAAGTCAAATCTTTTGAAGAGCAGACCCCTCTTAAAGACGATCCCAATACTGAGGATATAGAACAGTTTCTGCAAACCTACGAAGATGTACCAGAAATTTACTTTCAGCAGATAAACCAACTTTTAAAGCAAATCGATCCGCTTAATTTAAAGCCAGGGGAAATTGATGCCGCCCAAAAAATACTTTTAAAGTTTACGAATAGCCCTGTAGCACTTAAATTTGATGGGTTCTCAGATGATCTCACAGAGCTAATTCAATCCGCTTATCAGGAGGACGCGCAAGCACAAACTGCCCTAAGTTCTGCGGAAACGATTCGAGTGCAGATCATTGCCGCAAGTATATTTTTATCAGTTGTATTCGCTGCCCTTTGTGCTGTTTTTACGAGTCGCGCGATCGCACATCCTATTCTAGCAGCAACATCGGTTGCTGAGCGCGTCACCAAAGAAGCAAATTTCGACTTGCAAGCACCAGTTACAACAACAGATGAAGTTGGAGTTTTAGCCAATTCTATCAACCAACTGATTCAACAAGTCAAGTGCCTTTTAGAAGAACAAAAAGCTGCCACACAAACCCAGCTGCTTCAGAGTGAAAAAATGTCCAGCCTTGGAAGAATGCTGGCGGGAGTTGCCCACGAGATAAATAATCCCGTTAACTTTATTTATGGCAACATCATCCATGCTAGTGAATACATTGACGAACTGATAGCACTTCTGGAAACCTATCAAAACGAAATTTCTAATCCTTCCCGAACTATTCAACAGCAAGCCGATGAAATTGATATTGAATTTCTCAAAGAAGACTTGCCTAAGCTATTGCAATCAATGAAATTTGGAGCAGAACGCACTAGGTCAATTGTTCTCAGTTTGAAAGATTTCTCTCGCTTAGATCAGACAAAAGCCACCTTTGTAGATTTGCACGCCTGTATCGATAGTACGCTGCTAATTCTAAACCATCGTATCAAGAATGAAATCGCGGTACAGAAAAACTACGGCGACATCCCAGCAATTGAAGGTTATACAAGTTTGCTATATCAGGTATTTATGAATTTGCTGAGTAATGCGATTGATGCCTTGGAAGAAGTAAAAGGGTCGAAGGAAATTGTCATCTCCACAGAACTCATAGACAAAGACTGGGTTAAAGTAAAAATTTCTGATAATGGTTCTGGCATTGCTCCAGAAAATCAGGCGAAAATATTTGATACTTTCTTTACAACGAAACCGAGAAGCGTTGGCACTGGTTTGGGTTTATCGATTAGCTATCAGATTGTCGTAGAAAAACATGGTGGTAAGTTGAGCTGCCTTTCCCAATTAGGGAAAGGCACAGAGTTTGCGATCGCTTTACCCGTCAAACATGAACCTAATAAAGCACTAACTTAA
- a CDS encoding DUF937 domain-containing protein codes for MGLFDQILNAIDDPNQAASPGQMSGIFNTVQQVSNSYGADPSSVQSAMSIVGNYVRSALQQKQATQGPEQAEAFVNQYSGSSPNPQAVNALFGASQVQQIVQAVSQRTGLNAGMIQQMLPILVPLVLNFLHTGSHTQSGRGSNPVLSAFLDADRDGDVDISDAMSLAARHFMR; via the coding sequence ATGGGACTTTTCGACCAAATTTTGAATGCCATCGACGATCCGAATCAAGCTGCCAGTCCGGGACAGATGTCTGGTATTTTCAATACCGTGCAGCAGGTGAGTAATAGCTACGGTGCCGATCCTTCATCCGTTCAATCTGCCATGTCGATTGTCGGAAACTATGTTCGCTCTGCTTTACAGCAAAAGCAAGCTACCCAAGGCCCTGAGCAAGCGGAAGCCTTCGTCAATCAATATAGCGGGTCTTCTCCCAACCCTCAAGCCGTAAACGCCCTTTTTGGTGCTTCTCAGGTGCAGCAAATCGTCCAAGCAGTTTCTCAAAGGACAGGATTGAATGCTGGCATGATTCAGCAGATGCTGCCAATTTTGGTTCCCTTGGTGCTAAATTTCCTACATACTGGCTCCCATACTCAAAGTGGGCGCGGGTCTAATCCTGTGCTGAGTGCCTTCTTGGATGCTGACAGGGATGGGGATGTCGATATCTCTGATGCCATGAGCTTAGCCGCTCGCCATTTCATGCGATAG
- a CDS encoding AAA family ATPase, translating into MTENSFPPLIQQMLQPGFYPHPVIEPIELIQTHVSYVLLTGDYVYKVKKPVNFGFLDYSTLDKRHHFCKEEIRLNQRGAAEIYLEILPISQAGEKYQLGGTDAVEYVLKMQQFPQEGLFSNMFERGELTEKYMEDLGRIVAQFHEKAHTDDYIRKFGEIPQVRDAIDENYRQTASYIGGPQTQEHYEETQQYTDKFFASGEEVFASRIKNNWIRECHGDLHLRNICLWQDKILLFDCIEFNEPFRFVDVMFDIAYAVMDMDARSRPDLGNAYLNTYVEQIGDWEGLQVLPLYLSRQAYVRAKVTSFLLDDPSVPAAEKEAAAVTAAKYYQLAWEYTRSPSPAYAAQSGSSQGKLTLMSGLSGSGKSTVARHLARHTGAIHIRSDAVRKHLAGVPLDEPGGADLYSAEMTEKTYSRLLELGIKLASVGWSVILDAKYDKKKLRQDAIARANSHQLPLSILHCTAPMEVCQGRVSSRTGDVSDATADLLTKQQAAAEPFTESEQPYVKTLDTTQDWESQLNC; encoded by the coding sequence ATGACTGAGAATTCTTTTCCCCCTTTGATTCAGCAGATGTTGCAACCGGGTTTTTATCCGCACCCCGTGATAGAACCAATTGAACTGATTCAAACACACGTTTCTTATGTGCTGTTGACTGGCGATTATGTTTATAAAGTTAAAAAGCCAGTGAATTTTGGCTTTTTGGATTACTCGACTTTGGATAAAAGGCACCATTTCTGTAAGGAAGAAATTCGGCTGAATCAGCGCGGTGCAGCGGAAATTTATTTGGAAATTTTGCCGATTAGTCAGGCTGGGGAAAAATATCAGTTAGGCGGTACTGATGCAGTGGAATATGTGCTAAAAATGCAGCAGTTTCCGCAGGAAGGGCTATTTAGCAATATGTTTGAGCGGGGCGAACTGACAGAAAAATATATGGAAGATTTGGGGCGGATTGTCGCCCAATTCCATGAAAAAGCCCATACGGATGATTATATTCGCAAGTTTGGCGAAATTCCCCAGGTTCGCGATGCGATTGATGAGAATTATCGGCAAACTGCCAGTTATATTGGTGGGCCTCAAACTCAGGAACATTACGAGGAAACTCAGCAGTATACAGATAAATTTTTTGCCTCTGGTGAAGAAGTTTTTGCCAGTAGAATTAAAAATAATTGGATTCGGGAATGCCACGGGGATTTGCATCTAAGAAATATTTGTTTGTGGCAAGACAAAATTCTGTTGTTTGATTGCATTGAATTTAATGAACCTTTCCGCTTTGTGGATGTGATGTTTGACATTGCTTATGCGGTGATGGATATGGATGCGCGATCGCGTCCTGACCTGGGCAATGCCTATCTAAATACTTATGTGGAGCAGATTGGCGATTGGGAAGGATTGCAGGTTTTACCTTTGTACTTGAGCCGTCAAGCCTATGTCAGAGCTAAGGTGACTTCTTTCTTGTTGGACGATCCCTCTGTTCCCGCCGCCGAGAAGGAAGCTGCTGCGGTGACAGCGGCGAAATACTATCAGCTGGCTTGGGAATATACGCGATCGCCGTCTCCGGCGTATGCCGCTCAAAGCGGCTCCAGCCAAGGGAAACTAACTTTGATGTCAGGACTATCAGGTTCTGGTAAAAGTACCGTAGCGCGTCACCTAGCGCGGCACACGGGGGCGATTCACATTCGCTCGGATGCGGTGCGAAAACACCTTGCGGGCGTACCATTGGACGAGCCAGGTGGAGCAGACCTTTACTCAGCCGAAATGACCGAGAAGACTTACAGCCGCTTGTTGGAATTGGGAATTAAGCTGGCAAGTGTTGGCTGGTCGGTAATTCTTGATGCGAAGTACGATAAAAAGAAGTTGAGACAAGATGCGATCGCTCGGGCTAATTCCCACCAGCTGCCTCTTTCAATTCTCCACTGCACCGCACCGATGGAAGTTTGCCAAGGTCGCGTTTCCTCTCGCACGGGAGATGTCTCTGATGCTACCGCTGACCTACTGACTAAACAACAAGCCGCAGCTGAACCCTTCACCGAGTCGGAACAACCTTATGTAAAAACTTTAGACACAACCCAAGATTGGGAGTCACAATTAAATTGTTAG